From Clostridia bacterium, the proteins below share one genomic window:
- a CDS encoding PEP/pyruvate-binding domain-containing protein, which produces MSTQGKGGAKDLPRFDRKFWDRTFRFTRIGSGALGGKASGLVTGVALLAESQPSSAFPSIEISVPTMAVIATGFFDEFIANNRLDELKFDSMPDDRIGNAFQHADLPVELVGDLRALILEVHTPLAIRSSSLLEDALERPFAGVYATKMIPNNQPDPDIRFRRLLEAIKLVYASTFFKAAREYIRTTGRNPIEEKMAVIIQEVVGRRHSDRFYPDISGVARSYNFYPAEPALPGDGVVTLALGLGKTIVEGGIAWTFSPAYPKKPPPFGSVNELLKGTQTEFWAVNMGKPPAYDPVNEVEYLVRPNLNDAENDEVLASLASTFDPQRDRIVPGIGANGPRVLNFAPLLQYEEFPLNSAIRGLLAAAEKWLGAKVEIEFAITIEAGRNVPPHMRLGFLQVRPMMVSDELVELSPEDLTREGVIIASDRAMGNGIETVGDIVYVRPESFSVLETRAIATELASINTYLREHGRPYLLVGFGRWGSSHSSLGIPVNWSDISGARTIVEATLPEMNVELSQGSHFFHNLSSFRASYFMVRHDQRFGIDWDWLNRQPFVQESGLVRHVRTTRPLSIRVDGRRGLGIVVQQAK; this is translated from the coding sequence ATGAGCACCCAAGGCAAAGGCGGTGCTAAGGACCTGCCAAGGTTCGACCGCAAGTTCTGGGACCGCACCTTCCGTTTTACCCGCATCGGGTCCGGCGCCTTGGGAGGCAAAGCCTCAGGTCTGGTGACTGGCGTGGCGTTGCTGGCGGAGAGCCAACCCTCCTCTGCATTCCCATCGATTGAGATCAGCGTTCCGACGATGGCAGTAATCGCCACCGGCTTCTTCGACGAATTCATTGCAAACAACCGGCTCGATGAACTTAAGTTCGACAGCATGCCGGACGACCGCATCGGGAATGCATTCCAGCACGCCGACCTTCCCGTTGAACTCGTCGGCGACCTGCGCGCCCTGATCCTGGAAGTCCACACACCTCTCGCCATCCGCTCGTCCAGCTTGCTCGAAGATGCGCTTGAACGCCCGTTTGCCGGCGTGTACGCGACCAAGATGATTCCGAATAACCAGCCTGATCCGGACATACGCTTTCGCCGATTGCTGGAAGCGATCAAGCTGGTGTATGCATCCACATTTTTTAAAGCAGCTCGCGAGTACATCCGCACAACAGGCCGTAACCCAATCGAAGAAAAAATGGCCGTTATCATCCAGGAGGTCGTGGGAAGGCGGCACAGCGACAGGTTCTATCCGGATATTTCCGGCGTTGCCCGGTCGTACAACTTCTACCCGGCGGAACCGGCTCTGCCGGGGGATGGAGTTGTTACCCTGGCGCTCGGACTGGGCAAGACGATTGTTGAGGGGGGAATCGCTTGGACATTCTCGCCGGCTTATCCGAAGAAGCCGCCGCCCTTCGGCTCCGTAAACGAACTGCTGAAAGGCACGCAAACTGAATTCTGGGCGGTGAACATGGGAAAGCCGCCCGCCTATGATCCTGTAAACGAGGTTGAGTATCTCGTTCGTCCAAATTTAAATGATGCCGAGAACGATGAGGTTCTTGCGTCACTGGCTTCCACGTTTGATCCGCAGCGGGACCGCATCGTGCCCGGAATTGGCGCGAACGGTCCGCGCGTCCTCAACTTCGCGCCACTGTTGCAATACGAAGAGTTCCCGCTCAACAGCGCCATCCGTGGGCTACTCGCGGCTGCGGAGAAATGGCTGGGCGCCAAGGTTGAGATTGAGTTTGCGATCACCATCGAAGCGGGCCGGAATGTACCTCCGCACATGCGCTTGGGATTTTTGCAGGTGCGGCCAATGATGGTGTCGGACGAACTCGTGGAGCTCAGTCCCGAGGACCTCACCCGCGAGGGCGTCATCATCGCGTCCGACCGCGCGATGGGAAACGGCATTGAGACGGTTGGTGACATTGTCTATGTGCGTCCCGAGTCCTTCTCTGTTCTAGAAACGCGTGCAATCGCGACGGAGCTGGCGTCCATCAACACGTATCTGCGGGAGCATGGACGTCCATATCTGCTGGTAGGGTTTGGGCGTTGGGGCAGCTCTCATTCTTCCCTCGGCATCCCGGTGAATTGGAGCGATATTTCGGGCGCGCGGACAATTGTCGAAGCTACGCTGCCTGAGATGAATGTGGAACTCAGCCAGGGCTCACACTTTTTTCACAATCTTTCCAGCTTCCGCGCGAGCTATTTCATGGTAAGACATGACCAGCGCTTCGGGATTGATTGGGACTGGTTGAACCGCCAGCCTTTCGTACAGGAAAGCGGCCTGGTGCGGCACGTTCGCACAACGCGTCCGCTCTCAATCAGGGTGGATGGACGCAGGGGTCTCGGCATCGTGGTGCAGCAGGCAAAGTAG
- a CDS encoding PEP/pyruvate-binding domain-containing protein, producing the protein MKEIDTQVAEILQALQERAKELNCLYQLDELLNRAGASLYEILRGIIDILPHGWQYPQVAQARITFEQLIIEPEEFKPTPWSLSAPILVQSKYLGSIELYYREQMPSADEGPFLKEERKLLDTVAERLSSIILHRRLKAAFDGWDVGHVQGAEKGEWRIVLEFLRDTDPVLLQRLSRKLINHLSWSGVQEAKALLQGGVTPESDRLSNDNRPLRRAAPTPFFNLTLEAFHIASKHLSETEILSCVTTWIKEEKSSLLVRALEIQGTPLGEIVEALEHYRHAGVEERELSLSTQKGLRVSLIRRFFSENLEFINVAKEFIEVKDFYDLLGKMTYPPRCHGKLGGKSAGLFLAKKIIEKTPGLSEPLRNIVVPKTWYVTSDWILIFVHHNDLEDVLNRKYMEVDQIRQEYPHLVSLFKRSSFPSELAKGLALALDELGDRPLIVRSSSLLEDRYGSAFSGKYKSLFLGNRGSKEERLAALMDAVAEVYASIFGPDPTEYRAERGLLDVHEEMGIMIQEVVGKAVGKYFLPACSGVAFSNNEFRWSARINRDDGLIRLVPGLGTRAVDRVADDYPVLIAPGQPNLRANVTVDEVLKYSPKRIDVINLETNAFETVETEEILRYCGDDYPQIRQLISVIEQDRIQPVIGPVRSHNPRDLVFTFEGFCQKTPFVSCIHELLQTLQQKLKAPVDIEFAYDGQDLYLLQCRPQSYGADSVPVAIPQNLPADKIVFRANRFVSNGRVPDITHVVYVDLEGYSRLEDEKAMHDIGRAVGRLNKLLPKHQFILVGPGRWGSRGDIKLGVPVTYSDINNSAMLIEVARHRGNYLPDLSFGTHFFQDLVESSIRYLPLYPDDPDTIFNELFFMRSGNMLDKILPEFGYLSETLRVIDIAHETGGMVMQVLTNADLDQAVAFLSTPRQNKTDPIEPDVEVADRSGNEYWRWRFRMAQRIAAQMDPDEFGVKAFYLIGSTKNATAGPASDIDLLLHFAGTPEQESRLLLWLEGWSRCLSEVNFLRTGYRTDGLLDVHLITDRDIEAKTSFAIKINAITDAARKLPMGASRKMA; encoded by the coding sequence ATGAAAGAAATCGATACTCAGGTTGCCGAGATACTCCAGGCGCTGCAAGAGCGCGCGAAGGAACTCAACTGTCTGTACCAGCTGGACGAACTGCTGAACCGAGCAGGCGCGTCGTTGTACGAGATACTTCGCGGCATCATCGACATACTTCCTCACGGCTGGCAGTATCCGCAGGTAGCGCAGGCGCGAATCACCTTCGAACAACTCATCATCGAGCCTGAGGAATTCAAGCCGACACCGTGGAGCCTGAGCGCGCCAATTCTTGTGCAATCGAAGTACCTGGGCAGCATCGAGTTGTACTACCGCGAGCAGATGCCCAGCGCCGATGAGGGCCCGTTCCTGAAAGAAGAGCGCAAGCTTCTCGACACAGTTGCCGAACGCCTCTCAAGCATCATTCTGCACAGGCGCTTGAAAGCGGCTTTTGATGGCTGGGACGTTGGGCACGTGCAGGGCGCAGAAAAAGGCGAGTGGCGGATCGTCCTGGAGTTCCTGCGCGATACGGATCCGGTCCTGTTGCAGCGGCTTTCGCGGAAGCTGATTAACCACCTGAGCTGGAGCGGCGTGCAGGAAGCAAAGGCGCTGTTGCAGGGCGGAGTCACGCCCGAGAGCGACAGGCTGAGCAACGATAACCGGCCGCTACGCCGCGCCGCACCGACGCCGTTTTTCAATCTCACGCTGGAAGCGTTCCACATCGCCTCGAAGCATCTGAGCGAGACGGAGATCCTTAGTTGCGTGACGACGTGGATCAAGGAGGAGAAGTCGAGTCTTCTCGTCCGGGCGCTTGAGATACAAGGTACGCCGCTGGGCGAAATTGTGGAGGCCCTCGAGCACTACCGCCATGCTGGTGTCGAAGAACGCGAACTTTCGCTTTCTACACAGAAGGGCTTGCGCGTTTCGCTCATCCGGCGGTTCTTTTCGGAGAACCTGGAGTTCATCAACGTCGCCAAGGAATTCATAGAGGTCAAAGATTTTTACGATCTGCTCGGGAAGATGACCTATCCGCCGCGTTGCCACGGCAAACTGGGCGGCAAGAGCGCGGGCCTGTTCCTGGCAAAAAAGATAATCGAGAAGACGCCCGGGCTGAGCGAACCGCTACGAAATATCGTGGTTCCAAAGACCTGGTACGTCACGTCCGACTGGATTCTGATTTTCGTACACCACAATGATCTGGAGGATGTACTCAACCGCAAGTACATGGAAGTTGACCAGATTCGCCAGGAGTACCCGCACCTGGTCTCGCTGTTCAAGCGCTCATCCTTTCCGTCGGAACTGGCAAAGGGACTTGCACTCGCGCTGGATGAGCTTGGTGATCGTCCGCTGATCGTTCGCAGTTCGAGCCTGCTGGAGGACCGGTACGGCTCGGCCTTCTCGGGCAAGTACAAGAGTCTTTTCCTCGGGAATCGCGGAAGCAAAGAGGAGCGCCTCGCCGCGCTGATGGACGCAGTTGCCGAGGTGTATGCGTCGATCTTCGGCCCCGACCCGACGGAGTACCGTGCCGAACGCGGTCTCCTCGATGTTCATGAAGAGATGGGAATCATGATCCAGGAGGTGGTCGGAAAGGCGGTTGGCAAGTACTTCCTTCCGGCGTGCTCAGGCGTGGCATTCAGCAATAACGAGTTTCGCTGGTCAGCCCGCATCAATCGCGACGACGGGTTGATACGCCTTGTGCCTGGCCTCGGTACTCGCGCCGTCGATCGCGTCGCCGACGACTACCCCGTTTTGATCGCGCCAGGACAGCCGAACCTGCGCGCGAACGTCACTGTCGACGAAGTCCTGAAGTACTCGCCTAAGCGAATCGACGTGATCAACCTGGAGACAAACGCGTTCGAAACCGTCGAGACCGAAGAGATCCTGCGCTACTGCGGCGACGACTATCCGCAAATCCGGCAACTGATATCCGTTATCGAGCAAGATCGCATTCAGCCGGTGATTGGACCCGTCAGGAGTCACAACCCGCGCGATCTCGTTTTTACTTTCGAGGGATTTTGCCAGAAGACGCCGTTTGTGAGCTGCATCCACGAACTGCTTCAGACGCTCCAGCAAAAGCTCAAGGCGCCTGTCGATATCGAGTTTGCTTATGACGGCCAGGATCTTTATCTACTACAGTGCCGCCCGCAGAGTTACGGTGCTGACTCGGTTCCGGTCGCGATTCCGCAGAATCTGCCTGCCGACAAGATCGTTTTTCGTGCGAATCGGTTTGTCTCAAATGGGCGGGTGCCGGACATAACGCACGTTGTATACGTGGATCTCGAGGGATACAGCCGCCTGGAAGACGAGAAGGCGATGCACGACATCGGCCGCGCCGTTGGCCGCTTGAACAAGCTGTTGCCCAAGCACCAGTTCATCCTGGTCGGTCCCGGCAGATGGGGCAGCCGTGGCGACATCAAGCTCGGCGTGCCGGTTACCTATTCGGACATCAACAACAGTGCCATGCTTATCGAAGTTGCGCGGCACCGGGGCAATTACCTGCCGGACCTGTCGTTCGGCACGCATTTCTTTCAAGACCTCGTCGAATCGTCCATCCGTTACCTTCCGCTTTACCCCGACGATCCGGATACGATTTTCAATGAGCTTTTTTTCATGCGCTCCGGCAACATGCTGGACAAGATACTTCCGGAATTTGGATATCTCTCGGAAACGTTGCGAGTGATCGACATTGCCCATGAAACCGGTGGCATGGTGATGCAGGTTCTTACGAACGCCGACCTGGACCAGGCCGTCGCATTCCTGTCCACCCCACGCCAAAACAAGACAGATCCCATTGAGCCAGATGTGGAGGTGGCGGACCGGTCCGGTAACGAGTACTGGCGCTGGCGCTTCCGCATGGCACAGCGCATCGCAGCCCAAATGGATCCGGACGAGTTCGGCGTGAAAGCGTTTTACCTCATCGGCAGCACGAAGAACGCAACCGCAGGGCCGGCGAGCGACATCGACCTTCTGCTCCATTTTGCAGGGACGCCAGAGCAGGAGAGCCGTTTACTGCTGTGGCTGGAAGGCTGGAGCCGCTGTCTCAGTGAGGTAAATTTCCTGCGCACGGGGTATCGGACAGACGGCTTGCTCGACGTGCACCTCATCACGGATAGGGACATCGAAGCCAAAACGAGCTTCGCAATCAAGATCAATGCGATCACCGATGCCGCGCGCAAGCTTCCGATGGGCGCATCTCGCAAGATGGCCTAA
- a CDS encoding metallophosphoesterase: protein MPNCFFATDLHGSVGRSEKLLACILRERPFAVFLGGDLLPGCSGIVNKFDFLEDVLIPALSDLRRDLRHDYPAVFVILGNDDPRVEEARLQQAESAGLWSYMHGRKQQVGGFEVYGYACVPPTPFLLKDWERYDISRYVDPGCVSPEEGIRSAPPSCDEVKWQTISDDLEQLTGDNQLQNAVFLFHAPPYDTPLDHAALDGQMFEHVPLDVHVGSIAIRRFIEARQPMLTLHGHVHESTRLTGTWRTEIGRTVCINAAHDGPELALVRFDLESPAGASRELI from the coding sequence TTGCCGAATTGCTTCTTCGCTACAGATCTACACGGCAGCGTCGGTCGCTCCGAAAAGCTTTTGGCCTGCATCCTCCGCGAGCGCCCCTTCGCTGTTTTCCTTGGTGGTGATCTGCTGCCCGGATGCTCTGGTATCGTGAACAAATTCGATTTCCTGGAAGACGTCCTGATTCCGGCGCTTAGTGATCTTCGCCGGGACTTACGCCACGACTATCCTGCCGTATTCGTCATCCTCGGCAACGACGATCCACGCGTAGAAGAAGCGCGATTGCAACAGGCTGAGTCGGCCGGCTTGTGGTCATACATGCATGGACGAAAGCAGCAAGTCGGCGGCTTTGAAGTTTACGGTTACGCCTGTGTGCCACCGACGCCGTTTCTGCTGAAAGACTGGGAACGATATGACATATCCCGTTATGTCGATCCAGGCTGTGTCTCGCCCGAAGAAGGCATTCGGAGCGCCCCGCCATCCTGCGACGAGGTTAAGTGGCAGACGATCAGTGACGACCTTGAGCAGCTAACCGGCGACAACCAGCTCCAAAACGCAGTGTTTCTGTTTCACGCCCCGCCTTACGACACGCCGCTGGACCATGCCGCGCTCGACGGCCAGATGTTCGAACACGTTCCGCTGGACGTACACGTCGGTAGCATCGCGATACGCAGATTTATCGAGGCACGCCAGCCAATGCTGACGTTGCACGGTCATGTCCACGAATCCACGCGTTTGACTGGTACGTGGAGGACAGAGATCGGGCGCACAGTGTGCATCAACGCCGCGCACGACGGACCCGAGTTGGCCCTTGTTCGATTTGACCTTGAATCACCCGCCGGCGCTTCCCGCGAGTTGATCTAA
- a CDS encoding sigma-54 dependent transcriptional regulator: protein MADEREKEQILIVDDSPNTLEVLQRQLQAEGYRVFTAPDVPSAIAILSDAPFDLVITDFKMPRVSGLALVQHVRENLKDTEVMMITGYSSINGAVGAVKAGAAEYLPKPFTDDELLATVRNVLDKLRVRRAAQTPVDRPSHAPIGLIGRSRAMEKVFRAVEKAAPTSATVLISGESGTGKELIARAIHYSSSRAAAPFVPVNCAAIPESLLESELFGYVKGAFTGANETRAGFFQTADGGTIFLDEISATSMSAQVRLLRVIQEREVSMLGSARPRKVDIRIIAATNKDLLGLVKKNLLREDLYFRLNVITIPLPPLRERDDDVLLLIEHFSRQFADEMGKPVPRFSDSALDVLRKYHWPGNVRELENLIQRLVVMAESDLIDVADLPALMRSSTVRSAGFDRTLAEIETEYIHNVLASVDGNRTRAAHILGIDRKTLREKIKTNETTD from the coding sequence ATGGCGGATGAACGCGAAAAAGAACAGATTCTGATCGTCGATGATTCGCCGAACACGCTCGAGGTGCTGCAAAGACAGCTGCAAGCGGAAGGGTATCGTGTATTCACCGCGCCCGATGTTCCGAGCGCGATTGCAATTCTTAGCGATGCGCCCTTCGACCTTGTGATTACCGACTTCAAGATGCCGCGAGTCAGCGGTCTCGCCCTGGTGCAGCACGTCCGCGAGAATCTGAAAGATACGGAAGTGATGATGATCACCGGGTATTCTTCGATCAACGGTGCGGTCGGGGCGGTGAAGGCGGGTGCAGCCGAGTACCTTCCGAAGCCCTTCACGGACGATGAACTTCTCGCAACGGTTCGCAACGTTCTAGACAAACTGCGTGTCAGGCGTGCGGCGCAAACCCCGGTGGACAGACCTTCTCATGCGCCGATCGGCCTGATCGGAAGATCGCGCGCCATGGAAAAGGTTTTCAGGGCAGTTGAAAAAGCCGCGCCTACGTCTGCGACAGTGCTGATTTCGGGCGAAAGCGGCACCGGCAAAGAATTGATTGCGCGAGCCATCCATTACAGCAGTTCGCGTGCAGCGGCTCCGTTCGTGCCGGTCAACTGTGCCGCAATTCCCGAGTCGCTGCTGGAGAGCGAATTGTTCGGATATGTCAAAGGCGCGTTCACCGGAGCGAACGAAACGCGCGCAGGCTTCTTTCAAACCGCCGACGGTGGAACCATTTTTCTGGATGAGATCAGCGCCACGAGTATGTCTGCGCAGGTGAGATTACTGCGGGTCATTCAGGAGCGCGAAGTTTCGATGCTAGGTTCGGCACGGCCACGCAAAGTGGATATTCGAATTATCGCGGCGACAAACAAGGACCTGCTGGGGCTTGTAAAGAAGAACCTGCTTCGAGAAGACCTCTACTTCCGCCTCAATGTGATCACGATTCCGTTGCCGCCGCTCCGCGAGAGAGACGATGACGTTCTGCTGCTGATCGAACATTTTTCGCGTCAGTTTGCGGACGAAATGGGCAAGCCCGTGCCTCGTTTCTCCGACAGCGCGCTGGATGTGCTGCGTAAGTACCACTGGCCGGGTAATGTTCGCGAACTTGAAAACCTGATTCAGCGCCTCGTCGTAATGGCAGAGTCCGACCTCATCGACGTTGCGGATCTTCCCGCACTGATGCGGTCGTCGACGGTTCGCAGTGCAGGCTTCGATCGCACGCTTGCCGAGATTGAAACCGAATACATTCACAACGTGCTGGCCAGCGTGGACGGGAATCGCACACGGGCTGCGCATATCCTGGGAATTGACCGCAAGACGCTGCGGGAGAAGATCAAGACGAACGAGACGACGGATTGA
- a CDS encoding Glu/Leu/Phe/Val dehydrogenase — protein sequence MPGVEGKATTAVTPAPKKTFNSFQIAQTQFDKVAEYLGLDDASRELLRYPMREYHFAIPVRMDDGTVKVFRGFRVQHNDARGPGKGGIRFHPHETIDTVRALSMWMTWKCAVVDIPLGGAKGGVICDPHNLSAREQEQICRGWVRQVAREVGPITDVPAPDVMTNAQHMLWMLDEFEKIHGGRYPGFITGKPVGMGGSLGRTEATGYGVIFTLREALKELGIQADKTEASVQGFGNVARHAIELYQKLGGKVVAVSCWDQADQCSYTYRKAGGINLEQLVSFTDRFGGISKQKAQDAGYELLPGDAWLAQDVDILIPAALENQITGDNVGRISGRVRIIAEGANGPTTPEADAQIKQCGIHLIPDFLANAGGVTCSYFEQVQSNMNYYWEKDEVLGKLDLKMTSAYYAVSELARSQKLYMRDAAYAIAIGRVAKACHDRGWV from the coding sequence ATGCCGGGTGTAGAAGGCAAGGCGACGACGGCGGTAACGCCGGCGCCTAAAAAAACTTTCAACTCTTTTCAGATAGCACAAACTCAGTTCGACAAAGTCGCTGAATACCTTGGACTGGATGACGCCAGCAGAGAACTGCTGCGCTATCCGATGCGCGAGTACCACTTTGCCATCCCAGTGCGAATGGATGACGGCACCGTGAAGGTGTTCCGCGGCTTCCGTGTGCAGCACAATGATGCGCGCGGTCCGGGAAAAGGCGGAATCCGTTTCCACCCACATGAGACGATTGACACGGTTCGTGCGTTGTCGATGTGGATGACCTGGAAGTGCGCTGTCGTAGATATACCGCTGGGGGGTGCAAAGGGCGGCGTCATTTGCGACCCGCACAACCTGAGCGCGCGCGAGCAGGAACAGATTTGCCGCGGATGGGTTCGCCAGGTCGCACGCGAAGTGGGTCCGATCACCGACGTTCCGGCCCCTGATGTGATGACGAACGCGCAACACATGCTGTGGATGCTGGACGAATTCGAAAAGATCCATGGCGGGCGCTATCCCGGATTTATCACCGGAAAGCCCGTCGGCATGGGCGGTTCGCTCGGCCGTACGGAAGCGACCGGCTACGGCGTCATCTTCACGCTCCGGGAAGCACTGAAGGAACTCGGCATCCAGGCCGACAAAACCGAAGCCAGCGTACAGGGCTTCGGCAACGTCGCCCGTCACGCGATTGAGCTTTACCAAAAGCTCGGCGGGAAGGTTGTCGCGGTTTCGTGCTGGGACCAGGCTGACCAGTGTTCGTACACGTACCGCAAGGCGGGCGGAATCAACCTCGAACAACTCGTTTCGTTCACGGATCGCTTCGGCGGCATTAGCAAGCAGAAGGCGCAGGATGCAGGCTACGAGTTGCTGCCTGGCGATGCCTGGCTTGCGCAAGACGTCGATATCCTCATCCCGGCTGCGCTTGAAAACCAGATCACCGGGGACAATGTGGGCAGAATTAGCGGCCGTGTTCGGATCATTGCAGAGGGTGCGAATGGTCCCACCACGCCGGAAGCCGACGCTCAGATCAAGCAGTGCGGCATCCACCTTATTCCGGACTTCCTTGCGAACGCCGGCGGTGTGACCTGCAGTTACTTCGAGCAGGTGCAGAGCAACATGAATTACTACTGGGAGAAGGATGAGGTTCTCGGCAAGCTTGATCTGAAGATGACCTCAGCCTACTACGCGGTGTCCGAGTTGGCCCGCAGCCAGAAGCTTTACATGCGTGATGCAGCTTATGCGATCGCGATCGGTCGCGTCGCAAAGGCCTGTCACGACCGCGGTTGGGTCTAG